Proteins encoded by one window of Chondromyces crocatus:
- a CDS encoding zinc ribbon domain-containing protein, with protein sequence MNNPNIAANPHCSACGADVALQAERCPRCGTSQRQDVCPHCAATSGVTRDTELRFRCDVCGGPRVPPSPGGLPRSGREATALQRAQTAVSGRSLWRIASVVGGLMLGFAFLVLTLFLLISGASTGLFVAGALTIVPLVMFMLWAMARARARGREIAPSLDAAWLAAATDVAAQSQQALTSRELSAALSIGDAQAEELLALLEVNDVVRGTVTQDGNMVYSQRLRVGPAPATANQTTAGAEPSALAAAAEEEALALEEATLGTRGLEIDVDTAKK encoded by the coding sequence ATGAACAACCCGAACATCGCGGCGAACCCACACTGCAGCGCCTGTGGGGCAGATGTGGCACTGCAAGCGGAACGCTGCCCTCGCTGTGGCACCAGCCAGCGGCAGGACGTGTGCCCACATTGCGCTGCAACCTCGGGCGTCACACGGGATACCGAGCTGCGCTTCCGCTGCGATGTCTGCGGAGGCCCGCGGGTGCCCCCGTCCCCTGGAGGGCTTCCCCGCTCGGGTCGTGAAGCCACCGCGCTCCAGCGGGCTCAGACGGCGGTCTCTGGCCGTAGCCTCTGGCGGATCGCTTCGGTGGTCGGCGGACTGATGCTCGGCTTCGCGTTTCTTGTCCTCACCTTGTTCCTGCTCATCAGTGGCGCGAGCACGGGCTTGTTCGTCGCGGGAGCGCTCACCATTGTCCCGCTCGTCATGTTCATGCTCTGGGCCATGGCCCGGGCGCGCGCTCGAGGCCGTGAGATCGCCCCCTCTCTGGACGCTGCATGGCTCGCCGCTGCAACGGATGTCGCAGCGCAGAGCCAGCAGGCATTGACCAGCCGTGAGCTCTCCGCGGCCCTGAGCATCGGGGACGCACAGGCAGAAGAGTTGCTGGCCCTTCTCGAGGTGAACGATGTCGTGCGCGGGACGGTGACGCAGGACGGGAACATGGTGTACTCCCAGCGCCTCCGCGTGGGACCTGCTCCGGCCACCGCAAACCAGACGACCGCTGGGGCAGAGCCGTCAGCGCTCGCTGCCGCGGCCGAAGAGGAAGCGCTCGCGCTGGAGGAAGCGACCCTGGGCACGCGAGGTCTGGAGATCGATGTCGACACCGCAAAAAAGTGA
- a CDS encoding CPBP family intramembrane glutamic endopeptidase, which yields MKDVAQRADHLGVGVGAREQDDGRVHLAIDVARLSLHGQWVEKGAVEQAVPPGSPERLHGVDPMCQDGVMRGRWSQTTRSTATLQVAGGYAVLSAFAIALALILRDGVPWEHPQPWAALSSLAAVGSSVALGLALALVIIVTTRAAVPRFRWARQLHEDLRPVARELSAGQILLLAVLSSLGEELLFRGLATPLLGVGLSAVVFGVAHQIKGPSRWVWIAWATLAGAGFGAIFALTGSLLGPVLAHAVVNAVNLSYLRAYDPGAPEGHPA from the coding sequence TTGAAGGACGTCGCGCAGCGTGCGGACCATCTCGGCGTCGGCGTTGGAGCCAGGGAACAGGATGACGGTCGCGTGCATCTCGCGATCGACGTAGCCCGGTTGTCCCTCCACGGCCAGTGGGTCGAGAAGGGTGCCGTCGAGCAGGCCGTGCCACCCGGTTCACCCGAGCGGCTTCACGGTGTCGACCCGATGTGCCAGGATGGCGTCATGCGTGGGCGGTGGTCGCAAACCACTCGGTCGACCGCGACCCTGCAAGTAGCTGGTGGATACGCGGTGCTGTCGGCTTTCGCGATCGCCCTGGCCCTGATCCTTCGGGACGGGGTTCCCTGGGAACACCCGCAGCCGTGGGCAGCGCTGAGCAGCCTTGCTGCCGTGGGCAGCAGTGTTGCGCTGGGGCTGGCACTTGCGCTGGTGATCATCGTGACGACGCGGGCGGCAGTACCTCGATTCCGCTGGGCTCGGCAGCTCCACGAAGACCTCCGGCCCGTGGCTCGGGAGCTTTCGGCGGGGCAGATCCTGCTGCTTGCCGTCCTGTCGAGCCTGGGTGAAGAGCTTCTTTTCAGAGGGCTCGCGACCCCCCTCCTGGGCGTCGGGCTGAGCGCCGTCGTCTTTGGTGTGGCGCACCAGATCAAGGGACCCAGTCGGTGGGTCTGGATTGCCTGGGCGACGCTTGCGGGCGCGGGCTTCGGCGCGATCTTCGCTCTGACGGGGTCCCTTCTGGGACCTGTGCTCGCGCACGCCGTCGTGAACGCAGTGAACCTCAGCTACCTGCGCGCCTATGATCCAGGGGCACCCGAGGGGCATCCGGCGTGA
- a CDS encoding serine/threonine protein kinase: protein MDEIGVGGMASVHLARMDGPGGFQKWVAIKRIHPHLVEDDQFVDMFLDEARIAAGINHANVAQVFDLGKDDNTYWIAMEYLHGEPLREVMRRAEERGLQLSPELAARMCADAAEGLHAAHELRGKNGQLLGLVHRDVTPHNLFITYDGYTKVVDFGIAKVADRLSSTRAGTLKGKLAYMSPEQVSGVKDIDRTTDIFALGVVLWELTTNQRLFRMDTDLDTLEKVQKCEVPPPSTLIPNYPLELEAIVLKALAKDRRQRFATAREFSRALQNFLMRRGAYVGPEEVAQFVRQVFADRIEKREQHLAWAAEVTSTINVDQLKATGNPSVAGGSGGGREDDDDLRRSRGNAPRSSGSPASGIGPIGRAAQVESQMAASSLMDDDEDVPTTVANRDQLEPRSVGPERMGPRPAAGMPALGAAGPGGHPHGMGMGRPLQAEPGPTGAPPRAPATMQLPSMAGPGPSPYGARPPGNPYSQPPPFSASSLDERDDDLGATLALPSTMGLGPSPTDRPRPAFGPGPAASQLPQGMGGQGMGGPSFGAPPYNGQGYGGPPAGPQGYPGVRHGGAPSFGPAPTGPQPPATQAFPMHFPPGHQPQSQIETALSLPRPDPAALWMAQQDAAKRGQRRNTGVIIAVVALTALCLIGIVALVYFKMQRTQAPPPSVAPAADTTMGAASPPSAPTEAVVAAPPPEAPADDAPPAQPSASPTAAAAAAPAALSAPSSITATAAVAPASSPKPVTASAPAAAASSEPKEVPGYLTIQCDPQCDEVLDNGRSLGPSPVMRVAASPGQHRVTGRKGTTRKVISVIVVSGSVSAHRIAMK, encoded by the coding sequence GTGGACGAGATCGGCGTCGGTGGGATGGCGAGCGTGCATCTCGCGCGCATGGATGGTCCTGGCGGGTTCCAGAAGTGGGTCGCGATCAAGCGCATCCACCCGCACCTGGTCGAGGACGACCAGTTCGTCGACATGTTTCTCGACGAGGCGCGCATCGCGGCAGGCATCAATCACGCCAACGTCGCCCAGGTGTTCGATCTGGGTAAAGACGACAACACCTACTGGATCGCCATGGAGTACCTCCACGGCGAGCCGCTTCGTGAGGTGATGCGTCGTGCCGAAGAGCGTGGTCTACAGCTCTCGCCGGAGCTCGCCGCTCGCATGTGTGCCGACGCAGCCGAAGGGTTGCATGCGGCGCACGAGCTTCGCGGCAAGAACGGTCAGCTCCTCGGCCTCGTTCATCGCGACGTCACGCCGCACAACCTGTTCATCACCTACGACGGCTACACCAAGGTCGTCGACTTCGGCATCGCCAAGGTCGCCGATCGCCTCTCATCGACCCGAGCCGGCACGCTCAAGGGGAAGCTCGCCTATATGTCGCCCGAGCAAGTCTCGGGCGTGAAAGACATCGATCGCACGACCGACATCTTCGCGCTCGGTGTGGTCCTGTGGGAGCTGACCACGAACCAACGTCTGTTTCGCATGGATACCGACCTCGACACCCTCGAGAAGGTGCAGAAATGCGAGGTGCCACCACCGTCCACGCTGATCCCGAACTACCCGCTGGAGCTCGAGGCCATCGTCCTCAAAGCGCTCGCCAAGGATCGGCGTCAACGCTTCGCCACCGCGCGTGAGTTCTCGAGGGCCCTCCAGAACTTCCTCATGCGCCGTGGTGCCTACGTCGGTCCCGAGGAGGTCGCGCAGTTCGTTCGGCAGGTCTTCGCGGATCGAATCGAGAAGCGGGAGCAGCACCTCGCCTGGGCGGCGGAGGTCACGTCGACCATCAACGTCGATCAGCTCAAAGCCACCGGAAATCCCAGCGTCGCTGGAGGGAGCGGCGGTGGCAGGGAAGACGACGACGACCTGCGACGATCGCGCGGCAACGCCCCGCGCTCGTCTGGCTCTCCAGCGAGCGGGATCGGTCCCATCGGTCGCGCTGCGCAGGTCGAGTCGCAGATGGCTGCCAGCTCGCTGATGGACGACGATGAGGACGTCCCCACGACGGTCGCCAACCGCGATCAACTCGAACCTCGATCCGTCGGACCCGAGCGCATGGGGCCACGTCCAGCCGCAGGAATGCCGGCCCTTGGCGCTGCAGGCCCGGGAGGACACCCGCACGGCATGGGGATGGGGCGTCCACTCCAAGCCGAGCCTGGACCGACGGGCGCACCGCCTCGTGCTCCAGCGACCATGCAGCTCCCATCGATGGCGGGACCGGGGCCCTCTCCTTACGGCGCCCGCCCCCCGGGGAACCCGTATTCCCAGCCGCCGCCTTTCTCGGCGTCTTCGCTCGACGAACGAGACGATGATCTCGGCGCGACCCTGGCGCTACCCAGCACGATGGGTCTGGGCCCCTCTCCGACCGATCGACCGCGACCCGCTTTCGGTCCGGGACCAGCTGCTAGCCAGCTTCCTCAGGGCATGGGAGGGCAGGGCATGGGAGGGCCGAGCTTCGGCGCTCCTCCCTACAACGGCCAAGGGTACGGTGGGCCTCCAGCAGGTCCGCAGGGATATCCCGGTGTGCGTCATGGCGGCGCTCCCAGCTTCGGTCCCGCTCCGACGGGTCCGCAGCCTCCAGCCACGCAGGCGTTTCCCATGCATTTTCCTCCAGGGCATCAGCCGCAATCTCAGATCGAGACGGCGCTGTCGTTGCCTCGCCCTGATCCGGCCGCGCTCTGGATGGCTCAGCAAGATGCCGCCAAGCGCGGACAGCGACGAAATACCGGCGTGATCATTGCGGTCGTCGCCCTGACGGCGCTGTGTCTCATCGGCATCGTCGCGCTGGTCTACTTCAAGATGCAGCGGACACAGGCGCCTCCCCCCAGCGTCGCACCGGCCGCGGATACGACCATGGGGGCCGCGTCGCCTCCATCCGCTCCGACTGAAGCAGTGGTCGCGGCTCCGCCCCCTGAAGCGCCCGCCGACGATGCCCCTCCGGCGCAGCCCTCCGCATCGCCCACGGCTGCTGCGGCAGCGGCTCCAGCCGCGCTCTCCGCGCCTTCCTCGATCACGGCTACAGCCGCGGTAGCTCCCGCCAGCTCACCCAAGCCCGTCACCGCCTCAGCGCCAGCGGCGGCGGCTTCGAGCGAGCCCAAGGAAGTCCCTGGTTATCTGACCATTCAGTGTGATCCGCAGTGCGATGAAGTACTCGACAACGGCCGCAGCCTCGGTCCTTCGCCGGTCATGCGCGTCGCGGCTTCTCCTGGACAGCATCGGGTCACGGGTCGCAAGGGGACCACGAGGAAGGTCATCTCGGTCATCGTCGTCTCTGGCTCGGTCTCGGCGCATCGCATCGCCATGAAATGA
- the tilS gene encoding tRNA lysidine(34) synthetase TilS, giving the protein MSGPNGLPSRRGRSHPPSLRRLAERLIRDEELLTRGDVVLCACSGGPDSTALLHVLGLLRPRIGHRVIAHGVDHGLRPEASAELTLAGDVATSLGIPFQITRIDVAPGANLQARARNARRSALARVARASGARTIATGHTADDRAETFLIRLLRGAGPRGLAVLPPKAPLVLPSISVSVPPSVSVPPGSEPSSCDDEGGEETSRPPPERGDEGDLELIRPLLLARRSDVLSHLQRHQLVFAEDPSNLDPRFLRTRVRCEVIPLLEGLSPQLVQHLCALSDMLATERPDDEALPIPLGRAQRLAVDRARKLGRPVRLSLQGDREFTLDFPGGETVLIEEKRARRRP; this is encoded by the coding sequence ATGAGCGGGCCCAACGGTCTTCCCTCGCGAAGGGGCCGCTCCCACCCCCCCTCGCTGCGGCGCCTCGCCGAGCGCCTCATCCGTGACGAAGAGCTGCTTACCCGTGGCGATGTGGTCCTTTGCGCCTGCTCGGGTGGACCCGATTCCACGGCGCTGCTGCACGTGCTCGGCCTCCTTCGGCCTCGCATCGGTCACCGCGTGATCGCTCATGGCGTCGACCACGGCCTCCGGCCCGAGGCATCGGCGGAGCTCACACTCGCGGGCGATGTCGCTACCTCCCTCGGCATCCCGTTCCAGATCACCCGCATCGATGTGGCCCCTGGCGCCAACCTCCAGGCCAGGGCGAGGAACGCACGGCGCAGCGCGTTGGCCCGGGTGGCGCGCGCCTCGGGAGCGCGGACGATTGCCACGGGTCACACTGCCGACGACCGCGCCGAAACGTTTTTGATCCGCTTGCTCCGCGGTGCGGGGCCCCGTGGCCTTGCCGTGCTGCCCCCGAAAGCGCCCCTCGTGCTCCCCTCCATCTCCGTCTCGGTTCCGCCCTCCGTCTCCGTTCCACCTGGGAGCGAGCCCTCCAGTTGTGACGATGAAGGAGGAGAGGAGACCTCTCGACCCCCCCCTGAGCGTGGGGACGAAGGGGACCTGGAGCTGATTCGCCCCTTGCTGCTCGCTCGTCGGAGCGACGTCCTGAGCCACCTGCAGCGGCATCAGCTCGTTTTCGCTGAAGATCCCAGCAACCTCGATCCCCGGTTCCTCCGCACCCGCGTTCGTTGTGAAGTGATTCCTCTGCTCGAGGGCCTCTCCCCGCAGCTCGTTCAGCACCTCTGCGCGCTCTCCGACATGCTGGCGACCGAGCGGCCGGACGATGAAGCCCTCCCCATACCTCTGGGCAGGGCGCAACGTTTGGCGGTGGATCGAGCCCGTAAGCTCGGGCGTCCCGTACGATTGAGCCTCCAGGGAGACCGAGAGTTCACCCTGGACTTCCCTGGAGGTGAAACCGTGCTTATTGAGGAGAAGCGGGCGCGCCGCCGGCCGTGA
- the ftsH gene encoding ATP-dependent zinc metalloprotease FtsH, producing MKQSHKTLLLWVLLIMMFLAIWQFLSPDRPPATPVAFSDFLTQVQVQDREHEPHVESVTVKDREYTFWVKDPKSGSKTKKVTIGPENNEDLTKLLYDNKVAVSFEKEDASPFWSGALVTILPMVFLLVMFYLFMRQLQAGGGKAMSFGKSRARLLSEAQNKITFADVAGIDEAKDELEEIIAFLKDPKKFQKLGGRIPKGVLMMGPPGTGKTLLAKAIAGEAGVPFFSISGSDFVEMFVGVGASRVRDLFEQGKKHAPCIIFIDEIDAVGRHRGAGLGGGHDEREQTLNQLLVEMDGFESNEGVIIVAATNRPDVLDPAILRPGRFDRRIVVNRPDVRGREGILRVHTKKVPLGTDVDLDILARGTPGFVGADLENLVNEAALLAARQDKDMVTMGDFEMAKDKVLMGAERRSMVISEDEKKTTAYHEAGHALVAKLLEPHADPVHKVTIIPRGPALGITQQLPKEDRLSMSREFAKARLAVLMGGRVAEEIVFGQYTTGAGNDIKQASNLARRMVTEFGMSEVIGPISYASDEESVFLGRDFTSRRRDYSETIANQIDDEVRRFVMDAHNEARRMLSEQRETLEKLAIALLERETLDAEEVDAIVAGRELPKRDRVVIPTYADRERAAKEKRRAASIFGAPKPAPST from the coding sequence GTGAAGCAATCGCACAAGACGCTGCTGCTCTGGGTTTTGCTGATCATGATGTTCTTGGCGATCTGGCAATTCCTGAGCCCGGATCGCCCTCCCGCCACACCGGTGGCCTTCAGCGACTTCCTGACTCAGGTTCAGGTCCAGGACCGAGAGCATGAGCCCCACGTCGAGTCCGTCACCGTCAAGGACCGCGAATACACCTTCTGGGTCAAGGACCCGAAGAGCGGCTCCAAGACCAAGAAGGTCACGATCGGCCCCGAGAACAACGAGGACCTGACCAAGCTGCTCTACGACAACAAGGTCGCAGTCAGCTTCGAGAAGGAAGACGCCTCGCCGTTCTGGTCTGGTGCGCTCGTGACCATCCTGCCGATGGTCTTCCTGCTGGTGATGTTCTACCTGTTCATGCGCCAGCTTCAGGCGGGTGGCGGCAAGGCGATGAGCTTCGGCAAGTCGCGCGCGCGCCTCCTCAGCGAAGCGCAGAACAAGATCACCTTTGCCGACGTCGCTGGTATCGACGAGGCGAAGGACGAGCTGGAAGAGATCATCGCCTTCCTCAAGGACCCGAAGAAGTTCCAGAAGCTCGGCGGCCGCATCCCCAAGGGCGTGCTCATGATGGGCCCTCCTGGGACGGGCAAGACGCTGCTTGCCAAGGCGATCGCGGGCGAAGCGGGCGTACCGTTCTTCTCGATCTCTGGCTCCGACTTCGTGGAGATGTTCGTCGGCGTCGGCGCGAGTCGCGTGCGCGACCTCTTCGAGCAAGGGAAGAAGCACGCCCCCTGCATCATCTTCATCGACGAGATCGACGCGGTGGGTCGCCACCGCGGCGCGGGTCTCGGCGGCGGCCACGACGAGCGCGAGCAGACGTTGAACCAGCTCCTCGTCGAGATGGACGGGTTCGAGTCGAACGAGGGGGTGATCATCGTCGCCGCGACCAACCGCCCCGACGTGCTCGATCCGGCGATCCTGCGCCCTGGCCGCTTCGACCGGCGCATCGTCGTCAATCGTCCTGACGTCCGTGGCCGCGAGGGCATCCTCCGCGTCCATACCAAGAAGGTTCCCCTGGGGACCGACGTCGACCTCGACATCCTCGCCCGCGGTACCCCCGGCTTCGTCGGTGCCGATCTCGAGAACTTGGTCAATGAGGCAGCCCTCCTCGCCGCGCGCCAGGACAAGGACATGGTCACCATGGGTGACTTCGAGATGGCCAAGGACAAGGTGCTCATGGGCGCCGAGCGCCGGAGCATGGTCATCAGCGAGGACGAGAAGAAGACCACCGCGTATCACGAGGCAGGTCACGCCCTCGTCGCCAAGCTGCTCGAGCCGCACGCCGACCCGGTCCACAAGGTCACCATCATTCCTCGTGGACCCGCACTGGGCATCACCCAGCAGCTCCCCAAGGAAGACCGCTTGAGCATGTCGCGTGAGTTCGCCAAGGCGCGCCTCGCGGTGCTCATGGGGGGTCGCGTCGCCGAGGAGATCGTCTTCGGTCAGTACACGACAGGCGCCGGGAACGACATCAAGCAGGCCTCGAACCTGGCTCGCCGCATGGTGACCGAGTTCGGTATGAGCGAGGTGATCGGCCCGATCTCCTACGCTTCCGACGAGGAGTCGGTGTTCCTCGGTCGCGACTTCACCAGCCGTCGCCGCGACTACTCCGAGACGATCGCCAACCAGATCGACGATGAGGTCCGTCGCTTCGTGATGGACGCCCACAACGAGGCGCGGCGCATGCTGAGCGAACAGCGCGAGACCCTGGAGAAGCTCGCCATCGCCCTGCTGGAGCGCGAGACACTCGACGCCGAGGAAGTCGACGCCATCGTCGCTGGGCGTGAGCTACCGAAGCGCGATCGGGTCGTCATTCCCACCTACGCAGATCGCGAGCGTGCAGCGAAGGAGAAGCGGCGCGCTGCCAGCATCTTCGGCGCCCCCAAGCCCGCGCCGAGCACCTGA
- the mnmA gene encoding tRNA 2-thiouridine(34) synthase MnmA, giving the protein MGRRRYTWPSGEAKVDPRPGRLLRKSGHNASMLDQWTLAGRRKPRLSGRPLTEASAITGETMGALTGKNRVLVAMSGGVDSSVAAARLCDAGHDVVGVTLHLWDYPDDGVKGRCCAPEDQHDARRVTDMLGIPHYTFDRRELFQEHVVAPFVDAYLEGRTPSPCVSCNRSVKIRELFTLADRLGAAAIATGHYARVVREGGTARLYRGRDRHKDQSYFLHMLRASELDRLILPLGDSTKEEVRAEAITRRLAGAHKGESQELCFVPTGRYDAFVAERANARIRPGPIVDRDGRVVGQHHGVHAFTVGQRKGLGVALGRPAFVVGLDATAATVHLGDETALHAGGATLKDTVWDDDVVFPLQAEVRVRARHDGAPAVIERHVDPMGEASFVVRFVSPVRAVSPGQVAVAYRGDRVLGGGTIEASLPSSPQSRAAEAPMSPLEVAP; this is encoded by the coding sequence ATGGGCAGACGAAGGTACACGTGGCCCTCGGGGGAGGCCAAGGTGGATCCGCGACCTGGGCGCTTGCTCCGCAAGAGCGGGCACAACGCCTCCATGCTCGACCAGTGGACTCTTGCTGGGCGGCGCAAACCGAGGTTGTCAGGTCGCCCCCTCACCGAGGCTTCGGCTATAACAGGGGAAACGATGGGTGCTCTGACTGGCAAGAATCGAGTCCTGGTTGCGATGAGCGGGGGAGTGGACTCCTCCGTGGCGGCTGCACGCCTTTGCGACGCCGGGCACGATGTCGTCGGCGTGACATTGCACCTCTGGGACTATCCTGACGATGGGGTGAAGGGTCGCTGCTGTGCGCCCGAGGACCAGCATGATGCCCGGCGGGTGACCGACATGCTGGGCATCCCGCATTACACTTTCGACCGCCGCGAACTCTTCCAAGAGCATGTCGTCGCTCCCTTCGTCGACGCCTACCTGGAGGGGCGCACGCCGAGTCCCTGCGTATCGTGCAACCGCTCGGTGAAAATTCGTGAACTCTTCACGCTAGCCGATCGCCTCGGCGCGGCGGCGATTGCCACGGGGCATTATGCGAGGGTGGTCCGTGAAGGGGGGACCGCCAGACTTTACCGCGGTCGGGATCGTCACAAGGACCAGAGCTACTTCCTCCACATGCTCCGAGCGTCCGAACTCGATCGCTTGATCCTGCCGCTCGGTGACTCCACCAAGGAGGAGGTCCGAGCGGAGGCCATCACGCGACGGCTGGCTGGTGCTCACAAGGGCGAGAGCCAGGAGCTCTGCTTCGTCCCCACGGGGCGTTACGACGCCTTCGTCGCCGAGCGTGCGAATGCTCGGATTCGCCCTGGCCCCATCGTGGATCGTGATGGGCGCGTGGTGGGACAGCATCATGGGGTCCATGCTTTCACCGTCGGACAGCGCAAGGGGCTCGGGGTGGCGCTGGGTCGACCCGCGTTCGTGGTTGGTCTGGATGCCACGGCCGCGACGGTTCATCTCGGTGACGAGACGGCGCTGCATGCGGGCGGTGCCACACTGAAGGACACCGTGTGGGATGACGATGTGGTGTTTCCTCTCCAGGCCGAGGTGCGTGTTCGCGCGCGGCACGATGGCGCCCCAGCCGTGATCGAGCGCCATGTCGATCCAATGGGAGAAGCCTCCTTCGTGGTCCGGTTCGTGTCGCCGGTCCGGGCGGTCTCCCCGGGGCAAGTGGCCGTCGCTTATCGAGGCGATCGGGTGCTCGGTGGCGGAACGATAGAGGCTTCCCTTCCTTCGTCGCCCCAGTCTCGAGCGGCGGAAGCGCCCATGAGTCCCCTTGAGGTGGCGCCATGA
- a CDS encoding response regulator → MASPEGHVYLRLPMPSGVVLVIEDDEWVARLLATAIRDAGYEVAVRETAEDGLSAACALEPEAIVCDIDLPDHDGYWVARGVRMHPSRVSVTPFLFLSSLDDQESRLQGFHVGADVYMTKPFRVNEVVAQIGALVQMASRLRHRRESLLSIPPAVEQTAIEGDLSQMSVATVLTVLEMERRTGLFEVTSKKRRAHLELAEGTLARGTVGALRVPPLSVLRNMLAWRVGRFSFHPADVEPPSERRTIAAYLLEATRLEDESARADLDLPPSRRRPEPKFGTTALGGPPPSPEDFSPPSSRGLRPGTALTLSDDGAASFELLLDLESAPPSGPKSSSRRGGPPPSLRSLARAAGVPMPSSRGYSAGSPPLPPPLVPPRPAPRLPPRPDGNVKKR, encoded by the coding sequence TTGGCCTCCCCCGAGGGCCACGTGTACCTTCGTCTGCCCATGCCGAGCGGCGTCGTGCTCGTGATCGAGGACGATGAGTGGGTTGCACGCCTGCTCGCAACGGCGATCCGTGACGCGGGGTATGAGGTCGCCGTACGCGAGACTGCAGAGGACGGTCTCTCCGCAGCCTGCGCACTCGAACCCGAGGCGATCGTCTGCGACATCGATCTCCCCGACCACGATGGTTACTGGGTCGCGCGGGGGGTACGCATGCACCCTTCACGGGTCTCGGTCACGCCGTTTCTCTTTCTCTCCAGCCTGGATGACCAGGAGTCACGCCTGCAGGGGTTTCACGTGGGCGCCGACGTCTACATGACCAAGCCCTTCCGGGTGAACGAGGTCGTCGCTCAGATCGGAGCCCTCGTCCAGATGGCCTCGCGTCTACGCCACCGGCGCGAGAGCCTGCTCTCCATCCCGCCAGCGGTCGAGCAGACGGCCATCGAGGGAGATCTCAGCCAGATGTCGGTCGCGACGGTCCTCACCGTGCTGGAGATGGAGCGGCGCACCGGACTCTTCGAGGTGACGAGCAAGAAGCGCCGCGCGCACCTCGAGCTTGCCGAGGGCACGCTGGCGAGGGGCACCGTGGGAGCGCTCCGGGTGCCCCCACTCTCCGTGCTGCGCAACATGCTCGCGTGGCGAGTGGGGCGCTTCTCGTTCCATCCGGCCGATGTGGAGCCGCCGTCCGAACGGCGCACCATCGCGGCTTACCTGCTCGAAGCGACGCGGCTCGAGGACGAGAGCGCTCGCGCGGACCTCGATTTGCCACCCTCACGGCGCAGACCCGAACCGAAGTTCGGGACCACTGCACTGGGAGGCCCGCCACCTTCGCCCGAAGATTTTTCCCCCCCCTCGTCACGTGGCCTGCGCCCGGGCACAGCGCTGACTCTCTCCGACGACGGGGCCGCGTCGTTCGAGTTGCTGCTCGACCTCGAATCAGCTCCTCCCTCCGGGCCGAAGAGTTCGAGTCGTCGCGGAGGCCCTCCCCCTTCGCTGCGCTCTCTGGCCCGGGCAGCAGGGGTCCCGATGCCCTCTTCCCGCGGCTACTCGGCGGGCTCGCCCCCGCTGCCACCGCCCCTGGTCCCCCCACGTCCAGCGCCACGGCTGCCCCCGAGGCCCGACGGCAACGTGAAGAAGCGATGA
- the purQ gene encoding phosphoribosylformylglycinamidine synthase subunit PurQ, whose product MVRTLRDVLQVRTSIAWHRDAELPPGTDLCAIPGGFSYGDYLRAGAIARCSPIVAAIRRHAERGGLVLGVCNGFQILTEVGLLPGALTRNAHLRFECRDVFVTPQAEGPFTTGLPRVLRLPVAHAEGRYQASPETLLSLEASCSVAFQYCDEEGRVARTPDEECWTETNPNGSMLSIAGVVGGPGRNVLGLMPHPERMSEAFQGRADGRSLFEAALRSAVVTAKPGQVAGLA is encoded by the coding sequence ATGGTCCGCACGCTGCGCGACGTCCTTCAAGTTCGGACATCGATCGCCTGGCATCGTGATGCCGAGCTGCCGCCCGGTACAGACCTTTGCGCCATCCCCGGCGGCTTTTCTTATGGTGACTACCTACGCGCTGGAGCAATCGCTCGCTGCAGCCCCATTGTGGCAGCCATCCGGCGGCACGCAGAGCGTGGAGGACTGGTCCTGGGGGTCTGCAACGGGTTCCAGATCCTCACGGAGGTGGGCCTCCTGCCTGGGGCGCTCACCCGCAACGCACACCTCCGCTTCGAGTGCCGCGATGTCTTCGTGACGCCACAGGCAGAGGGCCCCTTCACCACGGGTCTACCGCGGGTGCTTCGACTGCCCGTGGCACACGCCGAGGGGCGCTACCAGGCCAGCCCTGAAACGTTGCTTTCGCTCGAAGCCAGCTGCTCTGTCGCCTTCCAGTACTGTGACGAGGAAGGACGAGTTGCGAGAACTCCCGATGAGGAATGCTGGACCGAGACGAATCCCAATGGCTCGATGTTGAGCATTGCTGGCGTTGTCGGAGGACCTGGCCGAAACGTGCTCGGCCTGATGCCCCACCCGGAGCGCATGAGCGAGGCGTTCCAAGGGAGAGCGGATGGACGCAGCTTGTTTGAAGCAGCGCTGCGCAGCGCCGTGGTCACGGCGAAGCCAGGGCAGGTTGCGGGTCTCGCATGA